One genomic window of Polyangium aurulentum includes the following:
- a CDS encoding HU family DNA-binding protein, with protein sequence MTKSELIDAIAGRGELTKARAELVVNCIFDAMTEALQRGEGIEIRGFGSFTVRPYKPYSGRNPRTGQPVPVPAKRLPFFKVGKELKELVNNSREFAITGDVDGGDDDDDIEDDEDE encoded by the coding sequence ATGACGAAGAGCGAGCTCATCGACGCGATCGCGGGACGTGGCGAGCTCACCAAGGCTCGCGCAGAGCTGGTGGTCAACTGCATCTTCGACGCCATGACCGAGGCGCTCCAGCGCGGTGAAGGCATCGAGATACGCGGCTTCGGCAGCTTCACGGTCCGTCCGTACAAGCCCTACAGCGGGCGCAATCCGCGCACGGGTCAGCCCGTGCCGGTGCCCGCCAAGCGGCTGCCGTTCTTCAAGGTCGGCAAGGAGCTGAAGGAGCTGGTCAACAACAGCCGCGAGTTCGCCATCACCGGCGACGTCGACGGCGGCGACGACGACGACGACATCGAGGACGACGAGGACGAATAG
- a CDS encoding GAF domain-containing protein — MEISSLGAGGSAPPPVTLCVEAPQWQPALQKARVLRGDEGALSNFSIELLDDGYRAIDPSKRLRYVVRKAPADTPLSPGASAAAAPKAPDAGAKKPRVGAETAELTSTGRVIAPEPKAVSAAALKAAKSPAEAPAPGVEQPKNPQLGQTVSFSSSGSAAVRAEAEALAKNKTPAPPRPVSSPSNASVAAPSAPPVPSYRVLSSREENPTERAPLTYREYVYVVPEGTSEESARRLLLERFEGVRTSLQSAPTGKLVNLAVFDHAFQGRPQRRPIVTLTWKDWRGEPEVTFPGRPAGYVPQAAPVQSAPAATSAPTTSAPTTSSPPATAVPSTAKSATYSAPAPKPAAPAAPKPAAPAAPAAPKAAAPAAPKAAAPAAPKPAAPPAAAPAAAAKPASLRPPKPRATGEELLTELFEACADLGFLSDPLEGADFVLALAMEKIPSELCLVSLFDIDKKEFFVVRQSGGKTQCLGATLSEKSGLAQAAMRAKRAVVIPDAVRDPRATDARWKAIGIEPKSIACAPVEAGGRYLGLIELVNPEGASRYGASEENALTYIGQQLAEFLAGQSAPVDRAKLLASASKEAR; from the coding sequence GTGGAAATCTCCTCCCTCGGAGCCGGCGGCTCCGCGCCCCCACCCGTGACGCTGTGCGTGGAGGCGCCGCAGTGGCAGCCCGCTCTCCAGAAAGCCCGCGTGCTGCGCGGCGACGAGGGGGCGCTCAGCAACTTCTCGATCGAGCTGCTCGACGACGGATACCGCGCCATCGACCCTTCCAAGCGCCTGCGCTACGTCGTGCGCAAGGCGCCCGCCGACACGCCCCTGTCGCCGGGGGCGAGCGCCGCGGCGGCGCCCAAGGCACCTGACGCCGGGGCGAAGAAGCCGCGCGTGGGCGCGGAGACGGCGGAGCTGACCTCGACGGGTCGCGTGATCGCGCCGGAGCCGAAGGCCGTGAGCGCGGCCGCGCTGAAGGCGGCCAAGTCGCCCGCCGAGGCCCCGGCGCCGGGGGTCGAGCAGCCGAAGAATCCGCAGCTCGGGCAGACGGTCTCCTTCAGCTCGAGCGGGTCGGCGGCGGTGCGCGCCGAGGCCGAGGCGCTCGCGAAGAACAAGACGCCGGCCCCGCCGCGCCCCGTGAGCAGCCCGAGCAACGCGAGCGTGGCCGCCCCGAGCGCGCCGCCCGTGCCGAGCTACCGCGTGCTGTCGAGCCGCGAGGAGAACCCCACCGAGCGCGCGCCGCTCACCTACCGCGAGTACGTGTACGTGGTCCCGGAGGGCACGTCCGAGGAGTCGGCGAGGCGGCTTCTGCTCGAGCGCTTCGAGGGCGTTCGCACGAGCCTGCAGAGCGCGCCGACGGGCAAGCTCGTGAACCTCGCCGTCTTCGATCACGCGTTTCAGGGGCGACCGCAGCGCCGTCCGATCGTCACCCTCACGTGGAAGGACTGGCGCGGCGAGCCCGAGGTGACCTTCCCGGGTCGCCCGGCGGGATACGTGCCGCAAGCGGCCCCCGTGCAGTCCGCGCCCGCCGCGACGTCGGCGCCCACGACGTCGGCGCCCACGACGTCGTCACCGCCCGCGACGGCGGTGCCCTCCACGGCGAAGTCCGCGACGTACTCGGCCCCCGCGCCGAAGCCCGCTGCGCCTGCTGCGCCGAAGCCCGCTGCGCCTGCTGCGCCCGCCGCACCGAAGGCGGCTGCGCCCGCTGCACCGAAGGCGGCTGCGCCTGCTGCACCAAAGCCCGCTGCGCCTCCAGCAGCGGCCCCGGCGGCTGCCGCGAAGCCTGCCTCCCTGCGCCCCCCCAAGCCGCGCGCCACGGGCGAAGAGCTGCTCACCGAGCTGTTCGAGGCCTGCGCCGACCTCGGGTTCTTGAGCGACCCGCTCGAGGGCGCCGACTTCGTCCTCGCGCTGGCGATGGAGAAGATCCCGAGCGAGCTTTGCCTCGTGTCGCTCTTCGACATCGACAAGAAGGAGTTCTTCGTCGTCCGCCAGTCCGGCGGCAAGACCCAGTGCCTCGGCGCCACGCTCTCCGAGAAGTCGGGCCTCGCCCAGGCCGCGATGCGCGCGAAACGCGCCGTCGTGATCCCCGACGCCGTGCGCGATCCGCGCGCGACCGATGCGCGCTGGAAGGCGATCGGCATCGAGCCGAAGAGCATCGCCTGCGCCCCCGTCGAGGCGGGCGGGCGCTATCTCGGGCTCATCGAGCTGGTCAACCCCGAGGGCGCCAGCCGCTACGGCGCCTCCGAGGAGAACGCGCTCACGTACATCGGCCAGCAGCTCGCCGAGTTCCTCGCCGGCCAGAGCGCGCCGGTCGATCGCGCAAAGCTCCTCGCCTCGGCGAGCAAGGAAGCGCGCTAG
- a CDS encoding carotenoid 1,2-hydratase yields the protein MSDDGQSGITIIGLVGSVFSPFYAAARKRGLADPLAHCSMNVAIYGRQRDAWAFTERGGTDVRRYRTALVIGPSSMEWERDALTVRFEERSAPWPSRISGSVRILPTALADAQFTLDSQGRHRWGPIAPFARAEVDIRHPEVTRWSGTAYLDSNAGDEPLEDAFTGWSWARASARGRTVVTYDTLRRDGSRQCIAQSFDEHGRSAAVGPFAERRVERTLWGMDRPVHVDPGTSPRLLRTLEDTPFYARSEIAGTFLGERARGVHEALSLDRFRSRVVQYMLPYRMRRA from the coding sequence TTGAGCGACGACGGGCAGTCGGGGATCACCATCATCGGCCTCGTGGGGAGCGTCTTTTCTCCCTTCTATGCCGCCGCCCGCAAGCGCGGCCTCGCCGATCCGCTCGCCCATTGCTCGATGAACGTCGCCATCTACGGCCGGCAGCGCGACGCCTGGGCCTTCACCGAGCGCGGCGGCACCGACGTGCGGCGCTATCGCACCGCGCTCGTCATCGGGCCAAGCTCGATGGAATGGGAGCGCGACGCGCTCACCGTCCGCTTCGAGGAGCGCTCGGCCCCGTGGCCGTCGCGCATCTCGGGCTCGGTGCGCATCCTGCCGACGGCGCTCGCCGACGCGCAGTTCACGCTCGATTCGCAGGGCCGGCATCGCTGGGGCCCCATCGCCCCGTTCGCCCGCGCCGAGGTCGACATCCGTCATCCCGAGGTCACGCGCTGGAGCGGCACGGCGTACCTCGACAGCAATGCGGGCGACGAGCCGCTCGAGGACGCGTTCACGGGCTGGAGCTGGGCCCGCGCCAGCGCCCGCGGCCGGACGGTCGTCACCTATGACACGCTCCGCCGCGACGGCTCGAGGCAATGCATTGCGCAATCCTTCGACGAGCATGGTCGCTCGGCGGCCGTGGGTCCCTTCGCCGAGCGGCGGGTCGAGCGCACGCTCTGGGGCATGGACAGGCCGGTGCACGTCGATCCGGGCACGAGCCCGCGTCTGCTCCGCACGCTCGAGGACACGCCGTTCTACGCCCGCTCCGAGATCGCCGGCACCTTCCTCGGCGAGCGCGCCCGGGGCGTGCACGAGGCGCTCTCGCTCGATCGATTCCGCAGCCGCGTGGTCCAGTACATGC
- a CDS encoding polyprenyl synthetase family protein: MDLAFRVERALRAALDPMCAPGAPPRLAAAVYHSVFPAGARIRPQLCLRVASAVGEDVPGLADGAAVAVELIHCASLVHDDLPCFDAATTRRGQPSTHRAFGEPLAVLAGDQLIVLAFEVLARSATAAPARLGRLVTTLARGVGMPYGIIAGQGWESEPSIPTTLYRRAKTGALFEAAALSGAISAGADAERAEAWRVFGQRIGEAYQVADDLLDVLSDPASAGKPVGRDGVLGRPNVACDLGLGASTQLFEQLVQSAIEAIPPCAGREELCDWTAGVVERIRRRVRLSEEEARQEQRTSSA; encoded by the coding sequence ATGGATCTCGCCTTCCGCGTCGAGCGCGCTCTGCGCGCAGCCCTCGATCCCATGTGCGCCCCAGGCGCACCTCCCCGCCTGGCCGCTGCGGTCTACCACTCGGTCTTCCCGGCAGGCGCTCGCATCCGCCCGCAACTCTGCCTCCGCGTCGCGAGCGCGGTCGGCGAGGACGTCCCCGGGCTCGCGGACGGGGCCGCCGTGGCCGTGGAGCTCATCCACTGCGCGTCGCTCGTCCACGATGACCTGCCCTGCTTCGATGCGGCCACGACGCGGCGCGGACAACCTTCGACACACCGCGCGTTCGGCGAGCCGCTCGCTGTCCTGGCAGGCGATCAGCTCATCGTCCTCGCCTTCGAGGTCCTCGCCCGCTCGGCCACGGCGGCCCCCGCGCGTCTCGGCAGGCTCGTCACGACGCTCGCGCGAGGGGTCGGGATGCCCTACGGCATCATCGCGGGTCAGGGCTGGGAGAGCGAGCCCTCCATCCCCACCACCCTCTACCGCCGCGCGAAGACGGGCGCGCTGTTCGAGGCGGCGGCGCTCTCGGGCGCCATCTCGGCGGGCGCGGACGCCGAAAGGGCCGAGGCGTGGCGCGTGTTCGGCCAGCGCATCGGCGAGGCGTACCAGGTGGCCGACGACCTGCTCGACGTGCTGAGCGACCCCGCGAGCGCCGGCAAGCCCGTGGGGCGCGACGGGGTGCTCGGGCGGCCGAACGTCGCTTGCGACCTCGGGCTCGGCGCCTCGACGCAGCTCTTCGAGCAGCTCGTGCAGTCGGCCATCGAAGCGATCCCGCCCTGCGCGGGTCGCGAGGAGCTGTGCGACTGGACCGCGGGGGTCGTCGAGCGCATCCGCCGTCGCGTGCGCTTATCCGAGGAGGAAGCGCGGCAGGAGCAGCGCACCAGCTCGGCCTGA
- the tyrS gene encoding tyrosine--tRNA ligase, translated as MLSAERQVETLCRGVVDFHVRADLEERLKEGRPLRIKAGFDPTRPDLHLGHTVLMQKMRQFQELGHKVIFLVGDVTAMVGDPTGRNELRPRLNPEDVRAAAETYQAQAFKILDKSLTEVRYNSEWLGKLSITEMVELTAKHTVARMLERDDFSKRFQEQRPIFIHEFLYPLLQAYDSVVLECDVELGGTDQLFNLLVGRDLMPRYGKRAQIVMTTPILEGTNARVEDGKVVGPKMSKSANNYVGIDESPFEQLQKLMLLEDGVVWRYMELLSQRSTEEIASLQSDVKEGRRNIIEVNTLFAREIVTRFHSAEAADAALERRKHVAAGGVPSDVEEIRVPCDGDTLWIAKALSVAGLAKSTSEAARLVKSGAVHLEGEQVKDDQLKLQKGQTYLVRVGSKNRKFARLVVG; from the coding sequence ATGCTTTCTGCAGAGCGTCAGGTGGAGACGTTGTGCCGCGGCGTCGTCGACTTCCATGTCCGCGCCGACCTCGAGGAGCGCCTCAAAGAGGGTCGCCCGCTGCGCATCAAGGCCGGCTTCGATCCCACGCGACCCGATCTTCACCTCGGCCACACCGTGCTGATGCAGAAGATGCGTCAGTTCCAGGAGCTCGGGCACAAGGTCATCTTCCTCGTCGGCGACGTGACGGCCATGGTCGGCGACCCGACCGGACGCAACGAGCTGCGCCCGCGCCTCAACCCCGAGGATGTCCGCGCCGCGGCCGAGACGTACCAGGCCCAGGCCTTCAAGATCCTCGACAAGTCGCTCACCGAGGTCCGCTACAACAGCGAGTGGCTCGGCAAGCTCTCGATCACGGAGATGGTCGAGCTCACCGCCAAGCACACCGTCGCCCGCATGCTCGAGCGCGACGACTTCTCCAAGCGCTTCCAAGAGCAGCGGCCGATCTTCATCCACGAGTTCCTCTACCCGCTCCTGCAGGCCTACGACTCGGTCGTGCTCGAGTGCGACGTCGAGCTCGGCGGGACCGACCAGCTCTTCAACCTGCTCGTCGGCCGCGATCTCATGCCGCGCTACGGCAAGAGGGCGCAGATCGTGATGACCACGCCGATCCTCGAGGGCACCAACGCGCGCGTCGAGGATGGCAAGGTCGTGGGCCCGAAGATGTCGAAGAGCGCGAACAACTACGTCGGCATCGACGAGTCGCCCTTCGAGCAGCTCCAGAAGCTCATGCTCCTCGAGGACGGCGTCGTCTGGCGGTACATGGAGCTGCTCAGCCAGCGCTCGACCGAGGAGATCGCCTCGCTCCAGAGCGACGTGAAGGAAGGCCGCCGCAACATCATCGAGGTGAACACGCTGTTCGCCCGCGAGATCGTGACGCGCTTCCACTCGGCCGAGGCCGCCGACGCGGCGCTCGAGCGGCGCAAGCACGTGGCCGCGGGCGGCGTGCCCTCGGACGTCGAGGAGATCCGCGTCCCGTGCGACGGTGACACGCTCTGGATCGCGAAGGCGCTCTCGGTCGCGGGCCTCGCGAAGTCGACGTCGGAGGCGGCGCGGCTCGTCAAGAGCGGCGCGGTGCACCTCGAGGGCGAGCAGGTGAAGGACGATCAGCTCAAGCTCCAGAAGGGGCAAACCTATCTTGTCCGCGTCGGCTCGAAGAACCGCAAGTTCGCCCGCCTCGTGGTCGGCTGA
- a CDS encoding sensor histidine kinase, producing the protein MARRRLRERLLYFALVPAIVIAVLLLGGIALRTTLQIEKARQQTVFDATLTLADERVDKLDKLIIGQDNVVAAHVDLASLTTIARRWLPTATRETPTVRAILVLDMSHPEHDVLAFASRAPGREDDVFRRLLLGKLFQHLNFEGDTNELRHLHQVIDRQSILISYWQRTYQDRQYLVVAWHDVPRLVHEIFPRLYRDVDRNSRMNVIDEDGRIVFGPPIKGGEFTVGRPFPTTLYNWRMQIALTSADELGQKVERQRLLELAMVGFAAVVVLVGVTIVIMASIKERRLAALKSDFVANVSHELKTPLSLVRMFGEILLADRVSSDDKRRQYLQIIVSESERLTALIENVLDFAKVERGKAAYEFAPGRLEDVVARAVDVYRYRAERDGIAVHLVTDGQLPSAMLDARAMELAVINLLDNAFKYAREGERVDVEVTSDGGGVIVRVIDRGPGIEPDEQERIFERFVRGRRAGEQRVRGSGIGLALVKHIAESHGGSITVKSPITDDERGSAFILRVPALRNGEGAATAPAQQAASTV; encoded by the coding sequence ATGGCGCGGCGCAGACTGCGCGAGAGGCTGCTCTACTTCGCGCTCGTCCCGGCGATCGTGATCGCCGTGCTCCTGCTCGGCGGCATCGCGCTGCGCACGACGCTCCAGATCGAGAAGGCGCGCCAGCAGACCGTGTTCGACGCGACGCTCACGCTCGCCGACGAGCGCGTCGACAAGCTCGACAAGCTGATCATCGGGCAGGACAACGTCGTCGCCGCGCACGTCGACCTCGCGAGCCTGACCACGATCGCGCGGCGCTGGCTGCCCACGGCCACGCGCGAGACGCCGACGGTGCGCGCGATCCTGGTGCTCGACATGAGCCACCCCGAGCACGACGTGCTCGCCTTCGCCTCGCGCGCGCCCGGACGCGAGGACGACGTCTTTCGAAGGCTCTTGCTCGGCAAGCTCTTCCAGCACCTGAACTTCGAGGGCGACACGAACGAGCTGCGACACCTGCACCAGGTGATCGATCGACAGAGCATCCTGATCAGCTACTGGCAGCGCACGTATCAGGATCGCCAGTACCTCGTGGTCGCCTGGCACGACGTGCCGCGCCTCGTGCACGAGATCTTCCCGCGCCTGTACCGCGACGTCGATCGCAACAGCCGCATGAACGTGATCGACGAGGATGGCCGCATCGTCTTCGGCCCGCCGATCAAGGGCGGCGAGTTCACCGTGGGCCGGCCCTTCCCCACCACGCTCTACAACTGGCGGATGCAGATCGCGCTGACCAGCGCCGATGAGCTCGGGCAGAAGGTCGAGCGCCAGCGCCTGCTCGAGCTGGCCATGGTCGGCTTCGCCGCGGTCGTGGTGCTCGTGGGCGTGACCATCGTGATCATGGCCTCGATCAAGGAGCGCAGGCTGGCCGCGCTGAAGAGCGACTTCGTGGCCAACGTCTCGCACGAGCTGAAGACGCCCCTGTCGCTCGTGCGCATGTTCGGCGAGATCCTCCTCGCCGACCGCGTCTCGAGCGACGACAAGCGCAGGCAGTACCTGCAGATCATCGTGAGCGAGAGCGAGCGGCTCACGGCGCTGATCGAGAACGTGCTCGACTTCGCCAAGGTCGAGCGCGGCAAAGCCGCCTACGAGTTCGCCCCCGGCAGGCTCGAGGACGTGGTGGCGCGCGCGGTCGACGTCTACCGCTACCGCGCCGAGCGCGACGGCATCGCCGTGCACCTCGTCACCGACGGCCAGCTCCCGAGCGCGATGCTCGACGCGAGGGCGATGGAGCTCGCGGTCATCAACCTTCTCGACAACGCGTTCAAGTACGCCCGCGAGGGCGAGCGGGTCGACGTCGAGGTCACCTCCGACGGAGGGGGCGTGATCGTGCGCGTCATCGATCGCGGCCCGGGCATCGAGCCCGACGAGCAGGAGCGGATCTTCGAGCGGTTCGTGCGTGGCAGGCGCGCGGGCGAGCAGCGCGTGCGTGGCAGCGGCATCGGGCTCGCGCTCGTCAAGCACATCGCCGAGAGCCACGGCGGCAGCATCACGGTGAAGAGCCCGATCACCGACGACGAGCGAGGCAGCGCGTTCATCCTGCGCGTGCCCGCGCTGCGCAACGGCGAGGGCGCAGCGACCGCGCCCGCGCAGCAAGCGGCGTCGACCGTCTAG
- the crtD gene encoding 1-hydroxycarotenoid 3,4-desaturase CrtD has protein sequence MGNATSRAVVIGAGVGGLVSAVELARRGVEVVVLERAPQVGGKMRQVGVAGRSIDAGPTVLTMRWVFEEIFGAAGVSLDEALQLRPADVLARHSWGEGPTLDLYADLERSVEAIRAFAGPAEAEGYRRFCAYAQRINDTVQKPFMRSERPSLAMAMAAFGTLGLSGLLHIDGHRTLWKALGDFFQDARLRQLFGRYATYCGSSPFLAPATLNVIAHVEREGVYLVEGGMYRVAEALVALAKRLGVTIRCGEHVQEVLVSGGRAAGVKLGSGERIHADVVVHNGDPSALAGGLLGGPAKRATSPTTPRSLSAMTWTFVAEGRGFPLVRHNVFFSRDYVEEFRDLFDRSALPAEPTVYVCAQDRDDRGVPPGGPERFLVLVNAPATGDQRPLSNSEIQRCEKAAFSLLNRAGLSFPPFPAPPVVTTPSDFDRMFPATGGALYGPASHGWRSPFARSGSRTKIPGLFLAGGGVHPGAGVPMAALSGRLAATAALEDLTSTSRSSVTATPGGM, from the coding sequence ATGGGGAATGCGACGAGTCGGGCCGTGGTCATCGGCGCTGGCGTGGGCGGGCTCGTGTCCGCGGTGGAACTCGCGCGCCGGGGCGTCGAGGTCGTGGTGCTCGAGCGCGCTCCCCAGGTCGGCGGCAAGATGCGACAGGTCGGTGTGGCCGGTCGCTCCATTGACGCTGGTCCCACTGTACTGACGATGCGCTGGGTATTCGAGGAGATCTTCGGCGCGGCCGGTGTTTCTCTCGACGAGGCGCTCCAATTACGTCCCGCCGACGTGCTCGCGCGCCATTCGTGGGGCGAGGGCCCGACGCTCGATCTGTATGCCGACCTCGAGCGCTCCGTCGAGGCCATACGCGCGTTCGCAGGCCCCGCCGAGGCCGAAGGATACAGGCGTTTCTGCGCCTACGCGCAGCGCATCAACGACACGGTTCAAAAGCCTTTCATGCGCTCGGAGCGCCCGTCGCTCGCGATGGCCATGGCGGCGTTCGGCACCCTGGGCCTATCGGGGCTGTTGCACATCGACGGACACCGGACGCTGTGGAAGGCGCTCGGCGATTTCTTCCAGGACGCTCGGCTGCGGCAGCTCTTCGGTCGTTATGCGACGTATTGCGGCTCCTCGCCGTTCCTCGCGCCGGCCACGCTGAACGTGATCGCCCACGTCGAGCGCGAGGGCGTCTATCTCGTCGAGGGCGGGATGTACCGCGTCGCCGAGGCCCTCGTCGCGCTGGCCAAGCGGCTCGGGGTGACGATTCGCTGCGGCGAGCACGTCCAGGAGGTGCTCGTCTCGGGCGGCCGCGCCGCGGGCGTGAAGCTGGGTTCGGGCGAGCGCATTCATGCCGATGTGGTCGTCCACAACGGCGACCCCTCCGCGCTCGCCGGCGGCCTCCTGGGAGGCCCCGCCAAGCGCGCGACGTCCCCGACGACACCGCGCTCGCTTTCGGCGATGACGTGGACCTTCGTGGCCGAGGGTCGAGGATTTCCGCTCGTCCGGCACAATGTCTTCTTCTCGCGCGATTACGTCGAGGAGTTCCGGGATCTCTTCGACCGCTCGGCATTGCCGGCCGAGCCCACCGTGTACGTCTGCGCGCAGGACCGCGACGATCGGGGCGTCCCGCCGGGCGGGCCCGAGCGATTCCTCGTGCTCGTCAATGCCCCGGCGACTGGCGACCAAAGGCCCCTTTCCAACTCGGAGATTCAGCGATGCGAAAAGGCCGCGTTCTCGCTCTTGAACCGCGCGGGATTGAGCTTTCCCCCGTTCCCCGCGCCCCCCGTCGTGACGACGCCGAGCGATTTCGACCGCATGTTCCCGGCGACGGGGGGGGCTCTCTACGGGCCGGCATCGCACGGCTGGAGGAGCCCCTTCGCGAGGTCGGGCTCGCGCACGAAGATCCCGGGCTTGTTCCTGGCGGGTGGGGGCGTCCATCCGGGGGCGGGCGTGCCGATGGCGGCCTTGAGCGGGCGCCTGGCCGCGACAGCCGCGCTCGAGGACCTCACTTCGACGAGCCGATCGAGCGTAACGGCTACGCCTGGTGGTATGTAG